In Candidatus Hydrogenedentota bacterium, the sequence CAAGGAGATGCTCGCGAAACTCAATCCCTGGCCGGGCCTCGAATATTCCTCCGGGCCGCCTCAATATGTGATGCCCGACGTCATCGTCGAAAAGACGGACGATTCATACGACGTCTACCTCTCCAACGAGTCCTCGCCCGAGTTGCGCATCAGCAGCCAATACCGCAACCTCATGCGCAACGCGAAAATGAACAAAGACGAGAAGAAATACTTGCGCGACAAGGTCGAGTCCGCCAAATGGCTGATTCGGAATATCGAGCAGCGGCAGAATACTATTCTTCGCATTGCCCGCGCTATCGTAAACGTGCAGGAGGACTTCATGGAAAGGGGCGTCGAGGCTATCCGGCCGCTCACCCTCCAGGAGATCGCCGATGCGGTCGGGGTCCACGAGGCCACCGTCAGCCGGGCCACTCGCGGCAAGTACATGCAAACGCCCCAAGGCCTCTTCGAAATGAAATACTTTTTCTCGCCCGGCCTCAAACTGGACACCGGCGACGCGCAGTCCTCGAAGAGCATTCAATCCCTTGTCAAGAAGATGATCGACGAAGAGAACAAGAGCAAGCCGCTGAGCGACCAGAAAATCGCGAACCTCCTGAAGAAGCAAGGCATTAACATCGCCCGGCGCACCGTCACCAAATACCGCGAGAACATGGACATCTTGCCAACGACCATGCGCAAGATTTACCAGAACGGCAAGTAATCGTCTGCGGTCAGGATTCGTGCGAAGTCCCGGGCGGGTCAGAGGCGCTTCTTCTTGCTCACCCGAGTCAAGAGCAACTCGACGGCATCCTGCAGTTCATCGAGGATCGGGTGTGCCCACTTCTCCGCCAATGCTCCGGTAACGGTTTTGTAGTACCAGAGGGTTCCTGCGCGCCGCCCGCTGAATCGCTGCCAGAGGGATTCCCCCACCTGGCGATAATCCCGCAACAGCGAGAGCACGTTGTGAAGCTTGTCCGCCGCGACGATGAGTTTTACCTCGGGCGGCAGTTGGCCGATACGCTCGATGAAGGCCTCTTTGCGCGCGCGCCATGGGGGTTTGGGGATATTGGTCGAGTCGCTGCACGCCAGCACATACGAGGCGATCTCCTTCCCCAAATGCGCTTCAATGGTTTTCAGCGCTTCGTGGCCGCCTTGGTCCTCGGCAGCGTCATGCAGTAGCGCGGCCGCTACCTGCCGCTCGCTTCCGCCATATTCGCCCACGAGGGCGGCCACTGACAGCAGGTGGTACAGGTAGGGTATATCGGTGCTCTTGCGGGATTGTCCCCGGTGAAGAGTCTCGGCCAGAGAGAATGCTTCCGAGACAAGTGACGGGTTACGTTTCATGCCTCCTCCGGCGCCGCGAGGCTCGCGTCCCCCTGCGGAATTGCGGAATCATCCGGCGGGCCGCGGAATGCAGCTTCACGCCTGCAGAAGCTTGTTCACGCGTTCCACGAGTTTTGAAATCTCGAAGGGCTTGGCCAGATAATCGTCAAAACCCTGCTTTGACAGATGCCGCGCTTCGTCGTCGTCCAGGTAACCTGAAATTGCAAGCACCCGCGTATTCTTCGTGTCTTGCCGCTCCTTGACCCGCTGGCACACCATCCGGCCATCCATGTCGGAAAGGTGAATATCGAGGATCAATACATGAGGCGTGTGTTCCACCACCATGGCGCCCGCATCGAAGCCCGTCGAGGCCACAAACACTTTGTAGTCGCCCGCGCGGGCCAACGCCGCCGGGATGATGTCGAGATAGTAGGGGTCGTCATCTACGACGAGGATTCGGAACTCATCTTCCTCGAGGCGTTCGAGCGGAACCCCATGGCTAAGCATGAATTTCCGGAGACTGTTGTAGGGAATACGGCGGTCGCCGCCGGGCCCCAGCCGGTACCCCTCGATCTGCCCGAGATCGAACCATCGCGCCACCGTATCGGGAGATACGCCGCATATGGCCGCCACCTCGCCGCTCGTAAAGACTTTGTTCTTCATATCCGTCATCGAGCCGCCCTCGCCTGGAGAAATTAGCGTTTTTCGGTGTTTGCGGAGCATTATCGCATATCGGAATTCATCAGTCAACGGAAACGGTCGAAGGAAAACGAGCGAGCGGCCCATGCATCCCTGGTTTGTGACGCCATTCCCGGTCATTTTCGCCCCGAACCCTGGCCGCGCCGGCCTCGAGCGGATGGGTTGACCCGCTCCGGAATCCGAATTCAACGCGCAAACCGTCCCTGTTGATAGGCGGATTTCCCGGCATTCGTGTTATTCTTCCGGGCAGCAGGAGGGATTTCCAATGAAAGTGAAACGGATAGCCATGTTGTTCGTGGCCCTTTGCACGTGCGCCCGCGCGGCAACTCCCCAGGAAAGCGGCGGCATTCCCTATCCCGAAGCCCTTAAGCGG encodes:
- a CDS encoding HD domain-containing protein, giving the protein MKRNPSLVSEAFSLAETLHRGQSRKSTDIPYLYHLLSVAALVGEYGGSERQVAAALLHDAAEDQGGHEALKTIEAHLGKEIASYVLACSDSTNIPKPPWRARKEAFIERIGQLPPEVKLIVAADKLHNVLSLLRDYRQVGESLWQRFSGRRAGTLWYYKTVTGALAEKWAHPILDELQDAVELLLTRVSKKKRL
- a CDS encoding response regulator, with the protein product MTDMKNKVFTSGEVAAICGVSPDTVARWFDLGQIEGYRLGPGGDRRIPYNSLRKFMLSHGVPLERLEEDEFRILVVDDDPYYLDIIPAALARAGDYKVFVASTGFDAGAMVVEHTPHVLILDIHLSDMDGRMVCQRVKERQDTKNTRVLAISGYLDDDEARHLSKQGFDDYLAKPFEISKLVERVNKLLQA